The Euphorbia lathyris chromosome 2, ddEupLath1.1, whole genome shotgun sequence genome includes a window with the following:
- the LOC136219394 gene encoding uncharacterized protein: MAGIDISKYSHSPVHKAIVTRDYASLRKILAGLPRLCDTAEIRTEAVSVCEEEKADTISAVVDRRDVPNRDTPLHLAVKIGDETATEMLMVAGADWSLQNEQGWSALQEAICSREEGIAMIIVRHYQPLAWAKWCRRLPRLVATMRRMRDFYMEITFHFESSVIPFISRIAPSDTYKIWKRGANLRADMTLAGFDGFRIQRSDQSILFLGDGSEDGKVPHGSLCMISHKDKEVMNALDGAGSPATDDEIRQEVAAMSKTNIFRPGIDVTQAMLLPQLTWRRQEKTEFVGPWKAKVYDMQNVVVSIKSRRVPGAMTDDEFFSSCNENETESEELNDILTEEERRQLEVALKLDSDLTNENGEGIIAHRHSCYENREIPIEDGNSCRNGENKQEKKGWFGGWRKRDFKVEEQKKIAPPRSSLCIDEKVSDLLGDSPTGSQTRPGRHSVEIVARDDHRKGREMKTSTSTSSESSVRRKEGGRENEYKKGLRPTLWLSPNFPLQTEELLPLLDILANKVKAIRRLRELLTTKLPMGTFPVKVAIPVVPTIRVLVTFTKFEELQPLELDEFATPPSSPTAAGRESPSMTQSSSSSWFQWIKAPYQRPGSLTGGSGSRIENIQDPFVIPPDYAWISAEAKKKKMQEKSKSRKARSQNHREVAK, encoded by the exons ATGGCGGGGATTGATATTTCAAAATATTCTCATAGTCCTGTGCATAAGGCCATCGTTACAAGAGATTATGCCAGTCTCAGGAAGATACTTGCTGGCCTTCCACGACTTTGTGACACTGCTGAGATTCGGACAGAGGCAGTTTCAGTGTGCGAGGAAGAAAAGGCTGATACCATCTCTGCCGTGGTTGATAGGCGTGATGTTCCCAACCGTGATACTCCTCTTCACTTGGCCGTGAAAATCGGTGATGAGACTGCAACTGAAATGCTTATGGTTGCTGGTGCAGATTGGAGTTTACAGAATGAGCAGGGTTGGAGTGCACTTCAAGAAGCAATTTGTAGTAGAGAAGAGGGGATAGCAATGATCATAGTTAGGCATTACCAGCCATTGGCATGGGCTAAATGGTGTAGGAGGTTGCCTCGTTTGGTGGCCACCATGCGAAGGATGAGAGACTTCTATATGGAAATCACTTTCCATTTTGAGAGTTCTGTTATACCATTCATTTCAAGGATTGCTCCTTCAGATACTTATAAAATTTGGAAAAGAGGAGCGAATTTGAGGGCAGACATGACTTTGGCTGGTTTTGATGGTTTCAGGATTCAGCGTTCAGATCAGAGTATACTTTTCCTTGGTGATGGATCTGAGGATGGGAAAGTTCCTCATGGATCACTTTGTATGATTTCACACAAGGATAAAGAGGTAATGAATGCTTTAGATGGTGCTGGTTCTCCAGCAACTGATGATGAGATTCGACAGGAAGTGGCTGCAATGTCAAAGACTAATATATTCAGGCCAGGGATTGATGTAACTCAGGCAATGCTTTTGCCACAGTTGACATGGCGCCGACAGGAAAAAACAGAGTTTGTGGGTCCTTGGAAGGCAAAAGTCTATGATATGCAGAATGTGGTTGTTAGCATTAAATCTAGAAGGGTCCCAGGGGCTATGACAGATGATGAATTCTTCTCATCCTGCAATGAGAATGAAACAGAGAGTGAGGAGCTCAATGACATTTTGACTGAAGAGGAAAGAAGGCAACTCGAAGTTGCTCTTAAATTGGATTCAGACTTGACCAATGAAAACGGTGAAGGGATCATTGCTCATCGGCACAGCTGTTATGAGAACAGGGAGATTCCTATTGAGGATGGAAACAGTTGTAGAAATGGAGAGAATaaacaagaaaagaaagggTGGTTTGGTGGATGGAGGAAACGAGATTTTAAAGTTGAAGAGCAAAAGAAGATTGCTCCACCAAGAAGTTCTCTTTGTATAGATGAGAAAGTGAGTGATTTACTGGGAGATTCTCCAACTGGAAGTCAGACGAGACCAGGAAGACATTCTGTTGAGATTGTTGCAAGGGATGACCACAGGAAAGGAAGAGAAATGAAAACATCTACTTCTACTAGCTCTGAGAGCAGTGTTCGACGCAAGGAAGGAGGCCGTGAGAATGAATATAAAAAAGGGTTGAGGCCTACTCTCTGGCTTTCTCCAAACTTTCCATTACAAACTGAAGAACTTCTTCCATTGCTTGATATTCTTGCAAACAAGGTCAAGGCAATACGTCGTTTAAGAGAGCTTCTCACGACAAAACTTCCAATGGGAACTTTCCCAGTGAAG GTTGCTATTCCAGTGGTTCCAACCATCAGAGTATTGGTTACATTTACAAAGTTTGAAGAATTACAGCCACTGGAATTAGATGAATTTGCAACACCTCCTTCAAGTCCTACTGCTGCTGGTAGGGAAAGCCCATCAATGACGCAATCCTCAAGCTCATCCTGGTTTCAGTGGATAAAAGCTCCTTATCAACGGCCAGGCTCGTTAACTGGTGGGTCTGGCAGTAGGATAGAGAACATTCAAGACCCTTTTGTTATTCCTCCAGATTATGCTTGGATTTCAGCTGaagcaaagaaaaagaagatgcaGGAAAAAAGCAAATCAAGGAAGGCGAGAAGTCAGAATCATCGAGAAGTAGCAAAATAG